In a genomic window of Stegostoma tigrinum isolate sSteTig4 chromosome 45, sSteTig4.hap1, whole genome shotgun sequence:
- the LOC125448750 gene encoding sperm-egg fusion protein TMEM95-like, translated as MISEKVHRVLRVIEINQTLTDLPVFWNWLYEVKLPKLTQEAMCAPKCRDSTTVINCTTCLEVEVNCWSLKTCWPNRLDLNESIYLIVGLSAGSILIGCITLIFESRKFRAEVNQQFE; from the exons ATGATCTCAGAAAAGGTGCATCGTGTTCTACGAGTGATAG AGATCAACCAGACCCTGACAGACCTGCCTGTCTTTTGGAATTGGCTCTATGAGGTTAAACTTCCAAAATTGACCCAAGAAG CCATGTGCGCCCCCAAATGCA GGGACTCGACGACCGTTATAAACTGCACCACATGTCTGGAGGTGGAGGTCAACTGCTGGAGCCTGAAGACCTGCTGGCCGA ACAGGCTAGATCTGAATGAATCCATTTATCTGATTGTGGGTCTATCAGCCGGCTCAATTTTGATTGGTTGCATAACGCTCATTTTCGA ATCAAGGAAATTCCGAGCCGAGGTGAACCAACAGTTTGAATAG